One Eubacterium sp. AB3007 genomic window, AAGAGCCGCAGGTCACACATTTCATTCGTTCGGATCTCGGCTGATCTTCGGTAGTTTGGCATACGGACAAAGTTTTTCACTATGGTATTGTTGTGACAATACCATAGTTTTTTTGTTTTTGTAAGGGTATTGTATGAAAATATAAATCATGGCAATTTATGGTTGACAACCTATGGGGAAGTTGTTATGATTCGAAAAAACAGTAGAAAGGAGGGGAGAACACTGGAGATTATCCGCGTCGGAATCATGCTCCCTGACAAAATGTTTGCAGGGGCATTGGTGAGAGGACTTAGCAGAGAGTGCCGCAACATGACATTCCTTCTGGAGCAGCCGGAGTATGCTGATCTCATTCTTACGGATGAAGTTTGTCCACAGGAGTATCAGAAAGACAGATATCTCTATCTGGTAAACGAACCGAGCAGGGCGGAAGAGAGAGTGGATCTGGTCTTTCGCTACGAAGATTGCAGGAGCATCGTCAACCGTTTGACACATCTGTATTATCTGCTTACGGGGAGGAATCTGGAGTACCGGGGGACTACTGCGTTTCGAGTCATCAGTTTTCTGGGGGAGGCAGGAGGCTGTGGCGTCACATCGCTATGTTTGTCGGTGGGCAGGATGCTTTCGATCCTCTATGGTTGCCACTGTCTCTATCTGTCACTAACACCTCTGGATGGTTCCGGACAGTACGTTGGATACAGCGAGGGTGGCGATCTGCAAAGGCTGTTTTATCAGCTGGAAGCGGGGAAGGAGGTCCCTTTGGGGGCACATCTGCTCTCTGATGGGTATCTTGACAGACTTCGCGTACCAATGCTGAACCATTATTTGACGGAGATCGATGGACAGGTCCTGGCGTCTCTGATGGAGACGGTGAACAGGATGGGACAATATGAATATGTGCTCATCGATATCGGGACGATGTATGCCGGTGGGGTCATCGATCTTCTTCGTAACAGTGATGGCTATGTCTTTGTGAGAAACGGAAGTCGGTACATGGAGGAGGAACGAGCTGATCACCTGATAGGGACGCTTGGAATCTCCGAGATCAAAGGGATCCGCGTGAGGAACATGGTAAGAGGAAAGGAGGAAACGTATGATGATGAAATGCAGATAAGGTATTGCAGGCAGGCTTTTGTGTGGAGGGACGGTCGGATCGAGATCGACCTGAACACGTCGTACGGGTCGGAGGTAGCAATGCTTTGTGAGAGGATATTGGGAGAATATGACAATGGGAAGTAAAAATTCTGTCATAGAGGTGAAGACGGCAGCGATAAGGCGTGCACTTTCTGACACTGCCATGGACGAGGAAGCCTATGAGTCGATGCTGGAGAATATCGTGTTAAATGGTGATCCATATCTCACTTACAGAGAAGCCAAGGAGGCGCTACGACTGATCCGTTCGCGCACGAGAAGCAACCTCGGGATTCTGGATAAGTACGTCCGGAATCCCGAGATCAAAGAGATCATGGTAAACGGAGAGGCGGAGATATTCCTGGAGACGGGGAAAGGAATGGAGAAGGCGCCGGAAAGGTTCGATTCTGTGGAAGAGATCGAGGAGATCATGCGAAACATCGCGGCAGCAGTCCATCGGGAGATCAATGAGATGAATCCCATCCTGGATGCTCGTTTATCGGATGGTTCCAGAGTGAACGCTGTGTATAAGAATATCGCGGTGGGTGGCCCGGCTATCACCATACGCAAGTTTTCCAAGGAACATATTACACTGGAGCAGATCAGGAGCGGTGGAGGGATCACGGCGGAGTGTGCTGAGGCGCTGCAGATACTGGTGGCCGGGGGCTACAACATCTTCATTAGCGGGGGGACATCCAGCGGCAAGACGACCTTTCTGAATGCGCTGGCGGACAGCATTCCAGCGGAAGAGCGTGTCATCGTCATCGAGGATTCCAGAGAGCTGATGCTGCGTCAGATCGACAATATCGTTCAGATGGAATGCCATAATGCGAATACCGTAGGAAAGGGGCAGGTGACCATGGACATGCTGATCCGTACCAGCCTCCGCATGAGACCGGACCGAATCATCGTAGGAGAAGTGCGGGGCAGTGAGGTGGCGGAGATGCTGCAGGCGATGAATACCGGACATGACGGGTGTATCTCTACCGGGCACGGCAATTCCGTAACGGCCATGCTCCGTCGTCTGGAGTATATGTATATGATGGCATCGGAGGTTCCGCTTGGCGCCATCCGTGGACAGATCGTGGAAGGTATAGATATCATGCTTCATATGAGCCGGTTAGCTGATGGGCGAAGAGTGGTGACGGAGGTACAGGAACTCTGCGGGTACGAGGGAGACAACTATCAATTGAATCCCCTGTTCCTGTATGGGGAAGAGGGTACCCTGCAGAGAACGGGCAATCGTCTTCAGTCGAGAACTAAGCTGATGACACGGGGGTTGGATAGAAATGACAGATTATAGGGTATATGTACTATCCAGACAACAAAAATTGTATCTGGGAGCAGGACTGGTCCTGTTTCTGGCTGCGGGAGGATACCTGTTCTATGGAAGTATGCTGGCTGTTGCATTGATGCCCCTGTTGTTTTGTCCAATGAGCAGGAAACTGGGGACAATGCTGGCAGCAGAGAACAGAAAAAAACTCAGATCCAGATTTCGCGATCTCCTGTACTGCATCTCGGCCTCTTTTGCCTCTGGCAGACATATGCGGGAGGCAATCGGGGAGGCACGACAAGAACTTAACTCTATGTACGGCGAAAAGGATATGATCGTGCGAGAGTTGGACCATATGCTGCGCCGGATGCAGGTCAATGGGGAACCCGATGTGGCTGTGCTCCGTGATTTTGCGGAGAGGTCAGGGCTGGAAGATGTCCATGATTTCGTCCGCATCTATCAGGCCTGCAGAGAGACCGGGGGAGATATTGTTTTCGCCATGAATAAGACGGCCAGGGTGATCGGAGAAAAGATCACAATCGAACAGGAGATCCGAACCATTGTTCAGCAAAAGAAAGCAGAAGGGAGGATCATTACGGTCATGCCGATCCTGATCATCCTGTTTCTAAAGGGAATTTCGCCGGAGTATCTGGAAGTGATGTATACGACGGTTGGAGGAAGACTGATGATGACGATGGCTGTTGCCGGGATCATCGGTGCCTATCTGTGGATAGAAAGGATCACGGATATCGATGTTTAGAGAGGGAAGGGAACGGATAGCAGCCTTCTTGAAAAATGGAAAAAACCGA contains:
- a CDS encoding type II secretion system F family protein, which gives rise to MTDYRVYVLSRQQKLYLGAGLVLFLAAGGYLFYGSMLAVALMPLLFCPMSRKLGTMLAAENRKKLRSRFRDLLYCISASFASGRHMREAIGEARQELNSMYGEKDMIVRELDHMLRRMQVNGEPDVAVLRDFAERSGLEDVHDFVRIYQACRETGGDIVFAMNKTARVIGEKITIEQEIRTIVQQKKAEGRIITVMPILIILFLKGISPEYLEVMYTTVGGRLMMTMAVAGIIGAYLWIERITDIDV
- a CDS encoding CpaF family protein, whose amino-acid sequence is MGSKNSVIEVKTAAIRRALSDTAMDEEAYESMLENIVLNGDPYLTYREAKEALRLIRSRTRSNLGILDKYVRNPEIKEIMVNGEAEIFLETGKGMEKAPERFDSVEEIEEIMRNIAAAVHREINEMNPILDARLSDGSRVNAVYKNIAVGGPAITIRKFSKEHITLEQIRSGGGITAECAEALQILVAGGYNIFISGGTSSGKTTFLNALADSIPAEERVIVIEDSRELMLRQIDNIVQMECHNANTVGKGQVTMDMLIRTSLRMRPDRIIVGEVRGSEVAEMLQAMNTGHDGCISTGHGNSVTAMLRRLEYMYMMASEVPLGAIRGQIVEGIDIMLHMSRLADGRRVVTEVQELCGYEGDNYQLNPLFLYGEEGTLQRTGNRLQSRTKLMTRGLDRNDRL